One window of the Gammaproteobacteria bacterium genome contains the following:
- a CDS encoding RidA family protein: protein MRERFHSSSPYEPAYGFSRAIRIGDRVLIAGTAPIPPEGEPMASTAYEQMRRCGVIIIASLEAAGATAADVVRTRMFLTDPADADEVGRAHAELFGAAAPVATMVVVGGLLDPGWKVEVEAEALLGG from the coding sequence ATGAGAGAACGCTTCCATTCCAGCTCCCCGTACGAGCCCGCGTACGGATTCTCCCGTGCCATCAGAATCGGCGACAGGGTGCTGATCGCAGGCACCGCGCCGATTCCTCCCGAGGGCGAGCCGATGGCATCCACCGCGTACGAGCAGATGCGCCGCTGCGGAGTGATCATCATCGCGTCGCTGGAAGCAGCGGGTGCGACAGCGGCAGACGTCGTGCGTACGCGGATGTTCCTGACCGACCCCGCCGACGCCGACGAGGTGGGCAGGGCGCATGCCGAGCTGTTCGGTGCTGCGGCACCCGTGGCAACGATGGTGGTCGTCGGCGGCCTCCTCGACCCCGGATGGAAGGTGGAGGTCGAGGCGGAAGCGCTGTTGGGAGGTTGA
- the rpsO gene encoding 30S ribosomal protein S15, whose translation MKDTKTIIEEYGQHDSDTGSPEVQVALLTERINHLTEHLREHKRDHHGRRGLLMMVGQRRRLLNYLRRQDVERYRTLIARLGLRR comes from the coding sequence ATGAAGGACACCAAAACCATTATCGAAGAGTACGGTCAGCATGACAGCGACACCGGTTCCCCCGAGGTTCAGGTCGCGCTGCTCACCGAACGTATCAACCATTTGACCGAGCATCTGCGTGAGCACAAACGCGATCATCACGGCCGCAGAGGCCTCCTGATGATGGTGGGCCAGCGACGCCGGCTGCTCAACTACCTGCGAAGGCAGGATGTGGAGCGATACCGCACACTGATCGCACGCCTGGGGCTGCGACGGTAG
- a CDS encoding polyribonucleotide nucleotidyltransferase yields the protein MSEITVRGSVGGREVVIGTGKLAGQANGSVTIQTGDTAVLVTATANQRLREGIDFFPLTVDVEERMYAAGKIPGSFFRREGRPTEQAILTCRLIDRPLRPSFADGFRCETQVVSTILSIDGENPYDIISLNGASAALMISGIPFMGPIGGVMLGLKDGQWIVNPTYQDLEGCVFELTVAGRRNDQGEVDIMMVEAGATENGLRLIAEGQQPSDEATVAQGLEEAKAPIAEIIDLQLQLVEQVDVPEIEWPTAVDYSDELYARVEAVATPKLAEVIRIAGKHERSDAESRVAEEVIAELGLDEEDLAMAKKALKKVEKTLMRQRVVDEGVRMDGRSPTEIRPLHAEVGLIPRTHGSGLFERGETQVLNITTLGMLKMEQMLDTLAIEESKRFMHHYNFPPFSVGEAGFMRGPKRREIGHGALAEKAVLPVVPTSDEFPYALRLVSEVLSSNGSTSMASVCSSSLSLMDAGVPISEPVAGIAMGLISVDGKFVTLTDIIGAEDALGDMDFKVAGTADVITALQMDTKIEGLPSEVLTGALQQAKDARLAILDTMRAAIEGPRTELNEWAPRIEAVRIPKDKIGEIIGPKGKHIRELEEETGASIEIEEDGAEGIVRIGSPDGDSLAAAKERVLQMAFPPEAEVGKEYDGEVVNITKFGAFINILPGRDGLLHISKIDANRRVDRVEDYVALGDKVKVIVREVDRMGKVNLDLAAEIEPKPDAKLGAERHGSDRGNERRDDRGGDRGRGGDRGRGGDRDRGRGGDRDRGRGGDRDRGRGGDRDRGRGGDRDRGDDRGAEPSSGDRPRRKIVSFEEEFEKRNDS from the coding sequence GTGTCAGAAATCACCGTACGCGGGTCAGTAGGCGGCCGCGAGGTCGTCATCGGAACCGGCAAACTCGCTGGTCAAGCAAACGGTTCGGTGACCATACAGACTGGCGACACCGCCGTTCTGGTCACCGCCACCGCCAACCAACGCCTTCGGGAGGGAATCGACTTCTTTCCCCTCACCGTCGATGTAGAAGAGCGCATGTACGCAGCGGGAAAGATCCCCGGATCGTTCTTCCGTCGTGAAGGCCGTCCTACCGAGCAGGCGATCTTGACCTGCCGGCTCATCGATCGCCCGTTGCGGCCGTCGTTCGCCGATGGTTTTCGCTGTGAGACACAGGTCGTTTCGACGATCCTGTCTATCGACGGGGAGAACCCATACGACATCATCTCGCTCAACGGAGCATCCGCAGCGTTGATGATCAGCGGCATCCCGTTCATGGGTCCCATTGGTGGAGTCATGCTCGGACTCAAGGACGGTCAATGGATCGTCAACCCGACCTACCAGGATCTCGAAGGATGCGTGTTCGAGTTGACGGTCGCCGGTCGACGCAACGACCAGGGGGAAGTCGACATCATGATGGTGGAGGCGGGTGCCACCGAGAACGGCCTGCGTCTCATCGCCGAGGGTCAACAGCCTTCGGACGAGGCGACGGTCGCACAGGGCCTCGAAGAGGCCAAGGCGCCGATCGCGGAAATCATCGACCTTCAGCTACAACTCGTCGAGCAGGTTGACGTCCCCGAGATCGAATGGCCGACCGCCGTCGATTACAGCGACGAGCTGTACGCACGGGTCGAGGCCGTGGCCACGCCGAAGCTCGCCGAGGTGATCCGCATTGCCGGAAAGCACGAGCGGAGTGATGCAGAGAGTCGCGTCGCGGAAGAGGTCATCGCCGAGCTCGGCTTGGACGAGGAAGACCTGGCCATGGCGAAGAAGGCGCTGAAGAAGGTCGAGAAGACGTTGATGCGTCAGCGGGTCGTCGACGAAGGTGTCCGCATGGACGGACGCAGTCCGACCGAGATACGTCCGCTGCATGCGGAAGTCGGACTGATACCTCGCACACACGGCTCCGGCCTGTTTGAACGTGGCGAGACCCAGGTGTTGAACATCACCACGCTCGGGATGCTCAAGATGGAGCAGATGCTCGACACGCTCGCCATCGAGGAGAGCAAACGGTTCATGCACCACTACAACTTCCCGCCGTTCTCGGTCGGCGAGGCAGGATTCATGCGTGGCCCGAAGCGTCGCGAGATCGGCCACGGTGCTCTTGCCGAGAAGGCGGTGCTTCCCGTCGTGCCGACGAGTGATGAATTCCCGTATGCACTGCGTCTCGTCTCCGAGGTGCTGTCGTCCAACGGTTCGACGTCGATGGCGTCGGTCTGTTCTTCGAGTCTGTCGCTCATGGACGCCGGTGTGCCGATCTCTGAGCCTGTCGCGGGCATCGCGATGGGTCTGATCTCGGTCGACGGTAAGTTCGTCACGCTCACCGACATCATCGGTGCAGAAGATGCACTCGGCGACATGGACTTCAAGGTCGCGGGAACCGCCGATGTGATCACTGCGTTGCAGATGGACACGAAGATCGAAGGGCTGCCATCCGAGGTGCTCACGGGTGCCCTCCAGCAGGCAAAGGACGCTCGTCTGGCGATCCTGGACACGATGCGGGCCGCAATCGAAGGTCCGCGGACGGAACTCAACGAGTGGGCCCCGAGGATCGAGGCCGTGCGAATCCCCAAGGACAAGATCGGTGAGATCATCGGTCCGAAGGGCAAGCACATCCGTGAACTCGAAGAAGAAACGGGAGCGTCGATCGAGATCGAGGAGGACGGAGCCGAAGGCATCGTTCGCATCGGTTCTCCCGACGGTGACTCCCTTGCGGCCGCCAAGGAGCGGGTCCTCCAGATGGCGTTCCCACCCGAAGCCGAGGTTGGCAAGGAATACGACGGTGAAGTCGTGAACATCACCAAGTTCGGTGCGTTCATCAACATCCTTCCCGGTCGTGACGGCCTGCTCCACATCTCCAAGATCGACGCGAACCGTCGTGTCGACCGTGTCGAGGACTACGTGGCGCTGGGAGACAAGGTGAAGGTCATCGTGCGTGAAGTCGACCGGATGGGGAAGGTCAATCTGGACCTCGCCGCCGAGATCGAGCCGAAGCCGGATGCCAAACTGGGCGCAGAACGCCATGGCAGCGACCGTGGCAATGAGCGTCGTGACGACCGTGGTGGAGATCGTGGTCGCGGCGGCGATCGTGGCCGTGGCGGAGATCGTGATCGTGGCCGTGGTGGAGATCGTGATCGTGGTCGTGGTGGAGATCGTGATCGTGGTCGTGGTGGAGATCGTGATCGTGGTCGTGGTGGAGATCGGGACCGTGGTGACGACCGCGGTGCGGAGCCAAGCAGCGGTGACCGGCCCCGACGCAAGATCGTCTCCTTCGAAGAAGAGTTCGAGAAGAGAAACGATTCCTGA
- a CDS encoding formamidopyrimidine-DNA glycosylase, with translation MPELPDIVIYVEALERRILGAQLEHVRVVSPSVLRTYDPPIGEIEGRHVQGLRRIGKRIVWQLEDDLFVVIHLMVAGRLRWRSPGAAIPKKVGLAAFDFPGGTLVFTEASRRKRASLHLLRGEEEIATIDPGGLEPLTMTLEEFSAALVRQNRTLKRALTDPRTFSGIGNAYSDEILHRARLSPLQLTERLDSAAIVALFDATRAVLIDWTDRLRREVGEGWPEKVTAFRPEMAVHGKHGEPCPVCGSPVQRIVYTSNETNYCATCQTNGKLLADRARSRLLKGDRTRRIEEVGG, from the coding sequence GTGCCCGAACTGCCCGACATCGTCATCTACGTGGAGGCTCTCGAGCGTCGCATTCTCGGAGCACAGCTGGAGCACGTCAGAGTGGTCTCACCATCGGTGCTACGGACGTACGACCCGCCGATCGGCGAAATCGAAGGTCGTCATGTCCAAGGGCTGCGCCGGATCGGCAAGCGAATCGTTTGGCAGCTGGAAGATGACCTGTTCGTCGTGATCCATCTGATGGTCGCCGGTCGGCTGCGATGGAGAAGCCCGGGGGCTGCAATTCCGAAGAAGGTAGGCCTGGCCGCTTTCGACTTTCCCGGTGGCACACTGGTCTTCACCGAGGCATCTCGGAGGAAGCGAGCTTCGCTCCATCTGCTTCGCGGGGAGGAGGAGATCGCCACGATCGATCCTGGCGGTCTGGAACCACTCACGATGACGCTCGAGGAGTTCTCCGCAGCACTCGTTCGTCAGAACCGGACGCTGAAACGTGCCCTCACCGACCCGAGAACCTTCAGTGGGATCGGGAATGCGTATTCGGACGAGATCCTGCACAGGGCGCGTCTCTCGCCGCTGCAGCTCACCGAACGGCTGGACAGCGCCGCGATCGTTGCACTCTTCGACGCCACTCGGGCCGTGCTGATCGATTGGACGGACCGTCTCCGAAGAGAAGTGGGGGAGGGCTGGCCGGAGAAGGTCACGGCCTTCAGACCGGAGATGGCGGTCCACGGAAAGCACGGAGAGCCGTGCCCCGTGTGCGGTTCACCCGTGCAGCGGATCGTGTACACAAGCAACGAGACCAACTACTGCGCCACGTGCCAGACGAACGGGAAGTTGCTCGCCGATCGCGCCCGATCCCGCCTTCTCAAAGGAGACCGAACCAGGCGGATCGAAGAAGTGGGCGGCTGA
- a CDS encoding ATP-binding cassette domain-containing protein: MSAVIRTERLTKYYRKERGIVDLSLEIVEGEVFGYLGPNGAGKTTTIRLLLGLLHPTRGKVEVLGHDTRSVKTRRAIGYLPGEFALYEDMTVKDLLTYLANLRGLRGLGGAKEFAARLELDMTRRVGDLSSGNKQKVGLVQAFMHQPRLLILDEPTGGLDPLMQQEFYRMIREARREGRTVFLSSHTLSEVERIADRVGIIRDGDLVVVESLDSLKARAPRRIELHFSGPVPSERFTALPNVEDVSVDDGVVSCRVVGSVDRLIKTAAEFELTNIISHEADLEELFLGYFRGDSDAA, translated from the coding sequence ATGTCGGCTGTGATCCGAACCGAGAGGCTCACGAAGTACTATCGGAAGGAGCGCGGCATCGTCGATCTCAGCCTCGAGATCGTCGAGGGAGAGGTGTTCGGCTATCTGGGGCCCAACGGCGCCGGAAAGACCACGACGATCCGGCTTCTTCTCGGTCTTCTCCATCCGACGAGAGGGAAAGTCGAAGTTCTCGGACACGACACCCGGTCGGTGAAGACACGACGGGCGATCGGCTATCTGCCAGGTGAGTTCGCCCTCTATGAGGACATGACCGTCAAGGACCTGCTCACGTATCTCGCCAATCTCAGGGGGTTGCGCGGATTGGGTGGCGCCAAGGAGTTCGCGGCGCGGCTCGAGCTCGACATGACCCGTAGGGTCGGCGACCTGTCGTCCGGGAACAAACAGAAAGTCGGGCTGGTGCAGGCATTCATGCACCAACCGAGACTTCTCATCTTGGACGAGCCGACCGGCGGCCTCGATCCGCTCATGCAGCAGGAGTTCTACCGGATGATCCGCGAGGCGCGTCGGGAAGGACGCACGGTGTTCCTGTCCTCGCACACGCTCTCGGAGGTCGAGCGTATCGCCGACCGGGTCGGCATCATTCGTGATGGCGATCTCGTTGTCGTGGAGAGTTTGGACTCACTCAAGGCGCGGGCTCCACGACGTATCGAGTTGCACTTCTCCGGTCCTGTTCCGTCGGAGCGATTCACCGCTTTGCCGAACGTCGAGGATGTGTCCGTCGATGACGGCGTCGTATCGTGCCGGGTGGTGGGATCCGTCGATCGCCTCATCAAGACGGCCGCCGAGTTCGAACTTACCAACATCATCAGTCATGAGGCAGATCTCGAAGAGCTCTTCCTCGGGTACTTCCGGGGTGACAGCGATGCTGCGTAA